In a genomic window of Scheffersomyces stipitis CBS 6054 chromosome 4, complete sequence:
- the BED1.1 gene encoding zinc finger protein (zf-BED BED zinc finger~go_component nucleus~go_function nucleic acid binding; zinc ion binding), whose amino-acid sequence MSSVPEQNPGSDNNTLSNSTTKVTANQYLDSNVFAAPQPTASSEATSAPNEQTSSALGYYPQSSQNTQQPPVHYIDHGFQQRATLQMVPQQQNMNVQQLSQPPQQIQQPPVQFQPLVVQQHYYAPPPTNTSDSFYQQSLHDLSSYAYAPSAVQIMGSTPAVAQPYLVATQQYDAFQQQQQASTSQPQAQAQAQLTQSSQSSQSQQLQTLQQQQQQQQQLQQQQQQQQQQQQQQQQLQKMAQPSPLLPSNPTYQAPAQGSYQQSNYMQLLLVPTQKRQISTPNVLGSSVSSISGDQSAVGSTNDQLNYMNSSLPPLTPYGNIYSGNLQQGPSQRYQTSQSGQQPTVSFPLNAQQPVLGLGSGQMSGQAPPYVKMDYDFSGATGSSFSVMPNVDGSITSASSSANDIPKKGRRRSSKSSHIMTPETAERNRCRICNKQFKRPSSLQTHYYSHTGEKIFKCPWPGCGRLFSVKSNMTRHYRLHERDFNKQNDKELNPTTLPRDLELYPSKISSSSNPTSTTTTANNNALEGSYNYQQPNIKKQISE is encoded by the coding sequence ATGTCCTCCGTACCTGAACAAAATCCTGGCAGCGATAACAACACACTATCCAATTCCACAACCAAGGTCACGGCTAATCAATATCTTGATTCAAATGTCTTTGCTGCTCCACAACCAACCGCTCTGTCCGAGGCGACAAGCGCCCCGAACGAACAGACTTCATCAGCACTTGGCTACTACCCCCAGTCGCTGCAGAACACCCAACAGCCTCCAGTTCACTACATTGACCATGGGTTTCAGCAGCGAGCGACTCTTCAAATGGTACCCCAGCAGCAAAATATGAATGTACAACAATTGCTGCAACCGCCACAACAAATACAACAGCCGCCGGTACAGTTCCAGCCTCTTGTAGTACAACAGCATTATTATGCGCCTCCTCCCACAAACACGTCAGACTCGTTCTACCAACAGTCGCTTCACGACCTTTCTTCTTACGCATATGCACCCTCGGCAGTTCAGATCATGGGTTCTACTCCGGCAGTAGCTCAACCGTACCTTGTTGCGACGCAGCAGTACGACGCTttccagcaacagcagcaagCGCTGACGCTGCAGCCACAAGCACAAGCACAAGCACAGCTCACACAATCCTCACAATCCTCACAATCCCAGCAATTACAAACGttgcaacagcaacagcaacagcagcaacaactacaacaacaacaacaacaacaacaacaacaacaacaacaacaacaacaattgcaaaaaatggCACAGCCATCTCCATTGCTTCCTAGTAATCCCACCTACCAGGCGCCAGCTCAAGGTTCATACCAGCAAAGTAATTACATGCAATTGCTTTTGGTACCGACTCAGAAACGACAGATCTCTACACCAAATGTATTGGGCAgctcagtttcttcaatttctggaGATCAATCTGCTGTCGGACTGACTAATGACCAATTGAATTATATGAACTCGTCGTTGCCGCCATTGACTCCCTACGGAAATATTTATTCAGGAAATCTCCAACAGGGTCCTCTGCAGAGGTACCAGACACTGCAACTGGGCCAACAGCCCACCGTGTCATTTCCATTAAATGCCCAGCAGCCAGTCTTGGGTCTTGGAAGTGGCCAGATGTCTGGTCAAGCACCTCCCTACGTAAAAATGGATTACGATTTCAGCGGTGCTACaggatcttctttttctgtaATGCCCAATGTAGACGGATCTATAACATctgcttcatcttcagccAATGACATACCAAAAAAAGGTCggagaagaagcagcaaGTCTTCCCACATTATGACTCCAGAGACAGCCGAGAGAAATCGATGCAGAATTTGCAACAAACAGTTCAAGAGACCTTCATCACTTCAAACCCATTACTACTCACATACGGGAGAAAAGATCTTCAAATGTCCCTGGCCCGGTTGTGGGAGATTGTTTTCTGTCAAGTCAAATATGACGAGACACTACAGACTTCACGAAAGAGATTTCAACAAACAGAACGACAAGGAACTCAACCCCACTACCTTGCCCCGGGATCTAGAGTTATATCCTTCCAAAATCCTGTCCTCTAGCAATCCTACTTCAACTACTACTACTGCTAATAATAATGCATTGGAGGGCAGCTACAATTATCAACAGCCTAACATTAAAAAACAAATACTGGAATaa